The Amaranthus tricolor cultivar Red isolate AtriRed21 chromosome 2, ASM2621246v1, whole genome shotgun sequence genome contains the following window.
AAAAAGATGAAATTCTGGTTAGAGTTTATGTAAGGAATGAGGTTCCAAAATGTGCTCAATTCAATTGTTCCTAAACAATCACtttacttttcaaattttaagttGTTATGGTCCAAAATATTTTTTGAGATTAGGGGTTTACTTCAAAAGGCCGGTTGATTGATTAGATTGCGTTATAagtatagtgcaaaaacaagattCCATTGTATTGAATTGGCCGAATCGTAATTATTTTCAAGTCTATCAAACAATCGTGATTAAATCTTATTTTGTTACTAATGGTTCGAAGAATAAGAAAAGTAAAGCTTCTAATGTGAAAATCTAATCCTTTTTTAGTCTTCCTAGTTATTATCACTAAAGAATATAACTCCTTAAGAGGTTTTAGATTCTCAACCCTAAACCTAACATTAATGAGATCCTTAACTAGTAattgataaattatttattgattCCTTGTTCGCATCAATTATCCCCATATCGCATTCAAGCAAATCCGCCTTGCTATATACTAGGTCTAATGCAGAATCGCTAGAGTAACATCGAAATGGAAATACATGTGCAATACCTTTTGCTATCGCTACATGAGTATAGTTGATTTAATGATTATACTTTGACTCTTCTAGAAGTACAACAATGTCAGAACCTTAATTTCAGAAGATTGGAGTCCGCTACCtgaaccaatatatcagttCCAATACAGCAAACTATAGATCTCAAACACCTTGAAAGAGTCAACAACAACTTTAAGCTTATTTCGGGCTCTCCTCCATTTTCTATCGTTTGCTGAAACAGTTAATGTGTAATATTTCCCTGTGCATCAACCAAGATTCAAGACCAATTTACATAAGTGATGATTGATGCATTAGTATTAATGCATAAAAGTCGAATGCAAAGCTGGTAGATCAAAAAACGACTTACCATTAGCAATCGCGATTATTGTGAAACGAGTCACAGAGAAATTCGGAGAAGTAAGATTGTACTCAAAAGTGTAGTAATTTTTTCCATCGACTGAACGCTGAATTCACCCATCAGAGGTCAAAAGTCAGAACCTTTCGACAATCAGAAAATAGATTGAACTTTCAAGTACAGATTGTTGGTCTTGGCTTACTAACCTCTTGTATGCCTTTGATGAAAGTCGCTTGGTTCGGAACTGCATATAGCTTGTTCACTAAATCTTGAACTACCTGCATAGCCATATACAGGATCAAGACACACAAAAAATACATTTGAAAACTATAGATTAAAGCTTAAAAGTCCAGATCAATACATTTTCCATTGGATCCAAATCATGGATGTCATTCTTGTCTGTAGGTATAAAGCTCAATCTCACATTCTGAAGCTGCAAGTACCTGTCTTTAAATGCAGAATGATGTGCTGTGAAGTCAAATTCCTGATAAACAGAAACACCCATGTTACGTTTAGAAATgctttagagtatataacatatataggGCCTCACCCATCAGCTTAGGCGCACTTCATTTAAAAGTCGAATGTTCAGCGTCAAGTATGGGGAGCAGGAGAGAACTTATGATGCATCTACACTTCTAACCCAAAGGGCTCTCATGTGAGagggcatgttagagtatataacacaGTCACATGATTCAATAGTCTCTATGCAAAgcgcaaataaaaaaaaagcgaATCATTGTCGtatttgggctattttagggtcatttaGAGTGAATcgtgaattcaaaaagcgaattgaTTGGCGAATTACGTTACACtggtatataacatatcctaaacCCTTAACCATCAGTGTAacattttagttgagttggttcctttaGAGCTTCATCAACAGTTACCTAAATGCTTCTGTAAAAGGTTAAGTTGATAGTTACGGCCCcaatatacttcctccattctgaaatacttgttatattatgttaattaccactattcatcgttcaagcttattttatatattacggttaatgtgtaagaaaaaatttagtcaagtgagatcttatttgaatcgtctagtTGCATACTTTCACAATagtaactttttaaatttttata
Protein-coding sequences here:
- the LOC130805587 gene encoding photosynthetic NDH subunit of lumenal location 1, chloroplastic-like, yielding MNSVAQNPEPTPELVVQVNGGCEKRSLLMTTGMLALSFIPTSSALCKEIPENYMEFVDKQDGYSYVYPSDWKEFDFTAHHSAFKDRYLQLQNVRLSFIPTDKNDIHDLDPMENVVQDLVNKLYAVPNQATFIKGIQERSVDGKNYYTFEYNLTSPNFSVTRFTIIAIANGKYYTLTVSANDRKWRRARNKLKVVVDSFKVFEIYSLLYWN